Below is a window of Clavibacter michiganensis subsp. tessellarius DNA.
GGCGTCCATGCCCGACGAGCAGCAGGCGGCGTCCGTCATCCAGGCGCTCGGCGAGAGCGACCGGCCGCTGTCGGTGCCGGCGCTGGAGTCGCGCGTCTCGCTGTCGCGCAGCCGGCTCGACCTCCTTCTCAAGGTGCTCGACGTCGACGGCGCCGTGCGGCGCGACACGTCCGGGTGGTCGGCCACCGGGGTCCCGTGGACCTACGACCGCGCCCGCTACGAGCAGGTCGCGGCGGCGCGCGTGCGCGAGCAGCAGGCGATGCTCGACTACGAAACCACCCTCGGCTGCCGGATGGAGTTCCTCCAGCGCCAGCTCGACGACGACACCGCGGCGCCCTGCGGCCGCTGCGACCGGTGCGCGGGCGCGTGGTATCCGTCGTCCCTCGACCAGCAGGCGTCGGCCACCGCATCGCAGGCGCTCGACAGGGTCGGGCTCCCCATCGAGCCGCGGCTGCGGTGGCCCGCGGGCGCGTCGAGCGTCGGCGTGCCGCTCAGCGGCGCCATCGCTTCCGGCGAGCAGGTCGACGAGGGGCGCGCGCTCGCGCGCCTCACCGACCTCGGCTGGGGCGGGCGCCTCCGCACGGTCTTCGCGGCCGGCGCGGAGGACGCGCCCGTCGACGACGCGCTCGTCGCCGCCTGCGTCCGCGTGCTGGCGGAGTGGGGCTGGGCCGAGCGTCCGCGCGCGGTCGTGCACGTGCCGTCGGCGAGCCGGCCGCAGCTCGTCGGGAGCCTCGCCCAGCGCATCGCCGAGGTGGGGCGGCTGCCGTTCCTCGGGTCGCTGGAGCTCGTGGACCCGGACGCTCCCGGCGCCGCCCGGGGCAACAGCGTCTACCGGCTCGGCCGCGTGCATCCCCGGTTCCAGGTCCCGGCGCACCTCGCGGACGGCCTCGCGGCGGATCCGCGTCCCGTCCTCCTCGTCGACGACCTGGTCGACACCCGGTGGACCCTCACGGTCGCCGGGCGGCTGCTGCGCAAGGCGGGCGCCACGCGCGTGCTGCCGTTCGCGCTCGCGCAGCAGGGGTAGCGCGGGGCTCGCGGGTCAGTCGGAGAGCGGCGCGGCGGGTGGCGGAGCCGGCTTCGGCGCGGCGGGGAGCGGGGGCTTCGGCTTCGCGGGGGCCGTCGCCTTCCCCGTCACCGTCGTCTTCCCCGGCGCCTTCCCCTTCGCCGGCGCCTCCCGCTTCCGGGCGGCGGGACGCGCATCCGGCGCCACGAAGACCGTGCCGTCGCCGTCGAGCCGGGCGCGCATCACCTCGATGGCCTGCGGGTTCTCGTCCACCAGCACGAAGCGCCGGCCGAGCTCGCGGGCCGCAGCGCCCGTGGTGCCGGATCCGGCGAAGAAGTCGAGCACCCAGTCGCCCGGTCCGCTCGAGGCCTGCACGATGCGGCGCAGCACGCCGAGGGGCTTCTGCGTCGCGTAGCCGGTCTTCTCCCGGCCGGTGGGGGAGACGATCGTGTGCCACCAGACGTCCGTCGGGAGCTTGCCGCGCTCGCGCTTCTCGGGGGTCACGAGGCCGGGCGCCATGTACGGCTCGCGGTCCACGCCCTCGGAGTCGAAGCGGTAGCGGATCGGGTCCTTCACGTAGACGAGGATCGTGTCGTGCTTGGCCGGCCAGCGACGCCGCGACTTCGCGCCGTAGTCGTAGGCCCACACGATCTCGTTGAGGAACGACCGGCGGCCGAACAGCGCGTCGAGCACGACCTTCGCGTAGTGCACCTCGCGGTAGTCGAGGTGCAGGTAGAGCGTGCCGGTGGGGTGGAGGAGGCGCCAGGCCTCGATCAGTCGCGGCTCGAGGAAGTCCCAGTAGTCGGCGAACGAGTCGTCGAAGCCGTAGAGCATGCCCTTCACGGAGTCGTAGCTGCGGCCGTGGAAGCCGAGGCGCGCGCCGGGCGGACGCACGGGCTCGGGCGTGGCGGTGCTCGCGGGGGCGAGGGCGGGCGCGGCGTCGGGGTGTTCGGGCTGAGGATCCGGGTCGGGGTCGGGGTCGGGGTCGGGGGCTCCGGGCTGGGGGTCCGGTTCGGAGCCGAGGCCGACGCCGGCGCCGGGGTCTCCGGGCTCGGGATCCGGATCGGCGTCGGGGGTGCGCGT
It encodes the following:
- a CDS encoding DNA-methyltransferase; the protein is MPLPAWTPDGPDLVIHAENLEAVRALPDGAFQLIYLDPPFNTGRTQERQNLTVTRTPDADPDPEPGDPGAGVGLGSEPDPQPGAPDPDPDPDPDPQPEHPDAAPALAPASTATPEPVRPPGARLGFHGRSYDSVKGMLYGFDDSFADYWDFLEPRLIEAWRLLHPTGTLYLHLDYREVHYAKVVLDALFGRRSFLNEIVWAYDYGAKSRRRWPAKHDTILVYVKDPIRYRFDSEGVDREPYMAPGLVTPEKRERGKLPTDVWWHTIVSPTGREKTGYATQKPLGVLRRIVQASSGPGDWVLDFFAGSGTTGAAARELGRRFVLVDENPQAIEVMRARLDGDGTVFVAPDARPAARKREAPAKGKAPGKTTVTGKATAPAKPKPPLPAAPKPAPPPAAPLSD